The following are encoded in a window of Paenibacillus polymyxa genomic DNA:
- a CDS encoding GntR family transcriptional regulator: MFTKEEIMQLLKKDILSLTLKPGTLLSETTLSERFQLSRTPLRDVLKWLALESYIDIYPKKGNIVSYIDLESVEQIIYLRSALEKEIMKELSSQIALSDVQKLSDILDRQRAVIEEDHATDQFLSLDDQFHQTMFQLVGRGFLWQLIQQSNVHYIRYRKLHMLETGKLIGIWHEHQAMLEYMLNKETTKMDGLVHHHLREDIHSLDFLRKFADYIKK; encoded by the coding sequence ATGTTTACAAAAGAAGAAATCATGCAACTGTTGAAAAAAGATATTTTGTCACTGACCTTAAAGCCGGGTACCCTTCTCAGCGAGACGACTTTATCAGAACGCTTCCAGCTGTCCAGAACTCCGCTACGCGATGTATTGAAGTGGCTTGCGCTTGAGTCCTACATTGATATTTATCCCAAGAAGGGGAACATTGTGTCCTATATTGATCTGGAGTCCGTTGAACAAATTATTTACTTAAGAAGCGCATTGGAAAAGGAGATTATGAAGGAGCTTTCTTCGCAAATTGCATTAAGTGATGTACAGAAGCTGAGCGATATTCTGGACAGACAGAGAGCTGTGATTGAAGAAGACCATGCTACGGATCAATTCCTCAGTTTGGATGATCAGTTCCACCAAACCATGTTCCAATTGGTGGGGCGGGGGTTTCTTTGGCAGCTCATTCAGCAGTCGAATGTTCACTATATCAGATATCGCAAGCTGCATATGCTGGAAACAGGGAAGCTGATAGGCATCTGGCATGAGCATCAAGCTATGCTTGAATACATGCTGAATAAGGAAACAACTAAAATGGATGGTCTGGTTCATCATCATCTCAGAGAGGATATCCATTCGCTCGATTTTCTCCGGAAGTTCGCTGATTATATCAAGAAATAA
- the uxuA gene encoding mannonate dehydratase codes for MNMTWRWYGEGNDNITLDHIRQIPGVMGIVWSLHDKVAGEVWEMERIQEVADQITSKGFSTAVVESVNVHDDIKIGLPSRDQYIDIYIDTIRKLAKVGVKVICYNFMPVFDWTRTELYKELPDGSNALFYEKAAITDDPRQMVDRILKGAGKFTMPGWEPERLARLDELFAAYADVTEDKLFDNLKYFLERIIPVCEEVDIKMAIHPDDPAWPIFGLPRIVRSRETIQRILDAVNSPYNGLTFCTGSLGSNPENDLPTMIREFHDRIHFAHIRNVKVFENGDFIEVSHRGKDGSVDVPEVVRAYHENGYQGYVRPDHGRHLWGEEKNCRPGYGLYDRALGVMYLLGVWDSLSQGKGVK; via the coding sequence ATGAATATGACCTGGAGATGGTATGGGGAAGGCAACGACAATATTACACTGGATCATATCCGGCAAATTCCGGGAGTTATGGGCATTGTCTGGTCTTTACATGATAAGGTAGCCGGTGAAGTATGGGAAATGGAGCGAATTCAGGAGGTAGCTGATCAGATTACGAGCAAGGGCTTTAGTACGGCGGTCGTAGAAAGTGTAAATGTCCACGATGATATCAAAATCGGCCTACCATCCCGCGATCAATATATTGACATTTATATCGACACCATTCGAAAATTAGCCAAAGTGGGAGTTAAGGTGATTTGCTATAACTTTATGCCTGTCTTTGACTGGACCAGAACAGAGCTGTACAAGGAACTGCCTGACGGGTCCAACGCCCTCTTTTATGAAAAGGCTGCCATTACCGATGATCCCCGCCAAATGGTGGATCGGATTCTCAAGGGAGCTGGGAAGTTCACCATGCCTGGCTGGGAACCGGAACGGTTGGCGAGACTGGATGAACTTTTTGCTGCTTATGCGGATGTCACAGAAGACAAGTTGTTTGACAACCTGAAGTATTTTCTTGAGCGCATCATCCCGGTCTGCGAGGAGGTTGACATCAAGATGGCCATTCATCCTGATGATCCGGCATGGCCCATCTTCGGATTGCCGAGAATTGTTCGTAGTCGTGAGACCATCCAGCGCATCCTAGATGCAGTGAACAGCCCATATAATGGTCTGACCTTCTGCACAGGCTCACTGGGGAGCAATCCTGAGAATGATTTGCCAACCATGATTCGAGAGTTTCATGATCGTATTCATTTTGCGCATATTCGTAATGTCAAGGTGTTTGAGAATGGCGACTTTATTGAAGTGTCACACCGCGGGAAGGATGGAAGCGTCGATGTACCGGAAGTAGTTAGAGCTTATCACGAGAACGGCTATCAGGGATATGTACGCCCGGATCACGGCAGACATCTATGGGGGGAAGAAAAGAATTGTCGACCTGGCTACGGTTTGTATGACCGTGCACTGGGGGTTATGTACTTGCTTGGTGTCTGGGATAGTCTCTCTCAAGGCAAAGGAGTGAAATAA